From Lolium perenne isolate Kyuss_39 chromosome 5, Kyuss_2.0, whole genome shotgun sequence, a single genomic window includes:
- the LOC127298605 gene encoding uncharacterized protein codes for MDSGFAIMDCAGINPKYAAGREGWATIKCASKRAYGCGDTGNSAVQDLDLLLHQGDLENLSSSLSVHAGDDVFRWIDQVIAEKKGRPAAPGKDRYFMSKVEIVDKGLIVVTLSFSEYGGFDYYLVFDSFDRSLSMIPYIPEWAACYTKCPLPLRHESGYSLVLIGGEFSFGREGPKKYIWQWSPMAASWGSIPDSWQTQKLCLPSQMNNKFFSPDVAFSCNGFAFWTDLALGTLFCDCSALLSESYLVKSKFIPLPPGYQLDRHEEGIWPVEVYRTMGYVGGSFKFVSIDKPRDHCGTRVKVWTLAAPGPSHKWTLYSEFRLKKLWKDFKMAGLPKNLPMWPMLREQEGSTLYLILADKTQITGQKHYLCRLDMPTRSLLQAKLLAHTSLILGPVKLPSGFFNCLDPLPSSPEPMWMDV; via the coding sequence ATGGATTCGGGCTTTGCCATCATGGATTGTGCCGGGATAAACCCCAAGTACGCCGCCGGGCGAGAGGGCTGGGCAACCATCAAGTGTGCAAGTAAGCGCGCATACGGATGCGGGGATACCGGCAACTCGGCGGTGCAGGATCTAGATCTCCTTTTGCACCAGGGCGATCTCGAGAATCTGTCATCCTCCCTGTCCGTCCATGCGGGCGACGATGTTTTTCGTTGGATCGACCAGGTAATCGCGGAGAAGAAGGGCAGGCCAGCGGCTCCGGGCAAGGATCGCTACTTCATGTCCAAAGTCGAGATCGTTGACAAGGGCCTCATCGTCGTCACCCTGTCCTTCTCCGAGTATGGTGGTTTCGATTACTACCTCGTCTTCGACTCCTTCGACAGGTCGCTCTCCATGATCCCCTACATACCAGAGTGGGCTGCCTGCTATACCAAGTGTCCTCTCCCTCTGCGCCATGAAAGCGGCTATTCCCTGGTCCTCATCGGTGGTGAGTTCAGCTTTGGCCGAGAGGGGCCCAAGAAATACATCTGGCAGTGGTCTCCGATGGCTGCGTCGTGGGGCAGCATCCCCGACTCGTGGCAGACCCAGAAGCTGTGCCTCCCTTCTCAGATGAACAATAAGTTCTTCTCCCCCGACGTGGCTTTCTCGTGCAATGGCTTTGCATTCTGGACCGATCTCGCGCTAGGCACTCTGTTCTGTGACTGCAGCGCCCTGCTCAGCGAGAGCTATCTCGTGAAATCCAAGTTCATCCCGTTGCCCCCAGGGTACCAGCTTGACCGTCATGAGGAGGGTATATGGCCGGTGGAGGTGTACCGGACCATGGGATACGTTGGAGGTTCTTTCAAGTTCGTCTCCATAGACAAACCTCGTGATCATTGCGGAACGAGGGTGAAGGTGTGGACTCTGGCAGCACCTGGCCCTAGCCATAAGTGGACCTTATACTCGGAGTTCCGACTGAAGAAACTGTGGAAGGACTTCAAGATGGCTGGATTGCCCAAGAACTTGCCCATGTGGCCCATGTTGAGGGAGCAGGAAGGGTCTACTCTCTACCTGATACTGGCTGACAAAACCCAAATAACTGGGCAAAAGCATTACCTTTGCCGATTGGATATGCCCACTCGGAGCCTCCTGCAAGCCAAACTTCTCGCACACACGTCGCTGATCCTGGGCCCTGTTAAATTGCCTTCTGGTTTCTTCAACTGCCTCGACCCTCTTCCTTCCAGCCCGGAGCCCATGTGGATGGATGTTTGA